A window from Azoarcus sp. DD4 encodes these proteins:
- a CDS encoding flavin reductase family protein yields the protein MSAAAPLAEPAAMEQAALRRAFGHFATGVTIVTTRNTDGSPVGVTASSFNTVSLSPPLVLWSVARNAYSYPAFAAAGHFAVHVLGAAQRGLSDRFARATSDKFGGLALASGYDGVPLLPDVPVLFECAVEHRYEGGDHLILVGRVLRVRESDGPAPPLVFHRGRYAALQTEATA from the coding sequence ATGAGCGCCGCTGCGCCCCTGGCCGAACCGGCGGCGATGGAGCAGGCGGCGCTGCGCCGCGCCTTCGGCCATTTCGCCACCGGCGTCACCATCGTCACCACCCGGAATACGGACGGCAGTCCTGTCGGCGTCACCGCCAGCAGCTTCAACACGGTGTCGCTGTCGCCGCCGCTGGTGCTGTGGAGCGTGGCCCGCAACGCCTACAGCTATCCCGCCTTCGCCGCCGCCGGCCACTTCGCCGTCCATGTGCTCGGTGCAGCACAACGGGGCTTGTCCGACCGCTTCGCGCGTGCCACCAGCGACAAGTTCGGCGGGCTGGCGCTCGCTTCCGGCTACGACGGTGTGCCGCTGCTGCCGGACGTGCCGGTGCTCTTCGAATGCGCGGTCGAGCATCGCTACGAAGGCGGCGATCACCTGATCCTGGTGGGGCGGGTGCTGCGCGTCCGGGAGTCGGACGGACCGGCGCCGCCGCTCGTCTTCCACCGCGGGCGCTACGCCGCGCTCCAGACCGAGGCCACCGCTTGA
- a CDS encoding lipocalin-like domain-containing protein: MTKGIEGRWEIVSWRQEYDDGRCVHPFGESLEGFIDYSRDSDAMFCVISRKPRTPFTTGGQWDAADADKAKAYDEYLTYAGRYSFDGETVTHHIQQCIFPNWQGTAQRRKVTRTGDDGITLVARIEEGTSEARTAILAWRRAANDRA; encoded by the coding sequence ATGACGAAGGGAATCGAAGGGCGCTGGGAGATCGTCTCCTGGCGGCAGGAATACGACGACGGGCGCTGCGTGCATCCGTTTGGCGAGTCGCTGGAAGGTTTCATCGACTACAGCCGCGACTCGGACGCGATGTTCTGCGTGATCTCGCGCAAGCCGCGCACGCCGTTCACCACCGGCGGCCAGTGGGACGCGGCCGATGCCGACAAGGCCAAGGCCTACGACGAGTACCTGACCTACGCGGGGCGCTACAGCTTCGATGGCGAAACCGTCACCCACCACATCCAGCAATGCATTTTCCCCAACTGGCAGGGCACGGCGCAGCGCCGCAAGGTCACGCGCACGGGCGACGACGGCATCACACTGGTGGCGCGCATCGAAGAAGGAACGAGCGAGGCGCGCACCGCGATCCTCGCATGGCGACGCGCGGCAAACGACCGCGCCTGA
- a CDS encoding Rieske 2Fe-2S domain-containing protein — translation MSDQPIIRRRTVSPGHAISDARVNNARTQSQYQPYKDAAWGFINHWYPAVFSKELAEDEVKGIQICGIPIVLRRVDGKVFALKDQCLHRGVRLSEKPMCFNKKTISCWYHGFTFDLKDGKLSTIVANPDDKLVGTTGITSYPTEEVAGMVFVFVREDGFPDSDVPPLADDLPFRFPENSKRFPHPLWPAAPSLLDDNAVALGMHRTGYGNWRIACENGFDNAHILVHKDNTIVHAMDWVLPLGILPTADDCITVVEDEKGPKGMMQWLFTDKWAPVLENKELGLKVEGLNGRFYRTSVVLPGVLMVENWPGEHMVQYEWYVPITDDLHEYWEVIVKVCPTEKARGDFDYKFERVYKPLCLHGFNDCDLYAREAMQNFYADGTGWDDEQLVATDISPITWRKLASRWNRGIAKPGKGVAGAVKTHSIRFKDTAEGKPPGYFVDKIED, via the coding sequence ATGTCAGACCAACCGATCATTCGCCGGCGCACAGTGTCGCCCGGCCACGCCATCAGCGACGCGCGGGTCAACAATGCCCGCACCCAGAGCCAGTACCAGCCCTACAAGGACGCCGCCTGGGGCTTCATCAACCACTGGTACCCGGCCGTGTTCAGCAAGGAGCTCGCCGAGGACGAGGTCAAGGGCATCCAGATCTGCGGCATCCCCATCGTGCTGCGCCGGGTCGACGGCAAGGTGTTCGCCTTGAAGGACCAGTGCCTGCACCGCGGCGTGCGCCTCTCTGAAAAGCCGATGTGCTTCAACAAGAAGACCATCTCGTGCTGGTATCACGGCTTCACCTTCGATCTGAAGGACGGCAAGCTCTCCACCATCGTCGCCAACCCCGACGACAAGCTGGTGGGCACCACCGGCATCACCAGCTACCCCACCGAAGAGGTGGCCGGCATGGTCTTCGTCTTCGTGCGCGAGGACGGTTTCCCGGATTCGGACGTGCCCCCGCTCGCCGACGACCTGCCGTTCCGCTTCCCCGAGAACAGCAAGCGCTTCCCGCATCCGCTGTGGCCCGCCGCCCCGAGTCTCCTCGACGACAACGCGGTCGCGCTCGGCATGCACCGCACCGGCTACGGCAACTGGCGCATCGCCTGTGAGAACGGCTTCGACAACGCCCACATCCTGGTCCACAAGGACAACACCATCGTCCATGCGATGGACTGGGTGCTGCCGCTGGGCATCCTGCCCACCGCGGACGACTGCATCACCGTGGTCGAGGATGAAAAGGGCCCCAAGGGCATGATGCAGTGGCTCTTCACCGACAAGTGGGCCCCGGTGCTCGAGAACAAGGAGCTCGGCCTCAAGGTCGAGGGCCTCAATGGCCGCTTCTACCGCACCTCGGTGGTACTGCCCGGCGTGCTCATGGTCGAGAACTGGCCCGGCGAGCACATGGTGCAGTACGAGTGGTACGTGCCCATCACCGACGACCTGCACGAGTACTGGGAGGTGATCGTCAAAGTCTGCCCCACCGAGAAGGCGCGCGGCGACTTCGATTACAAGTTCGAGCGCGTCTACAAGCCGCTGTGCCTGCACGGCTTCAACGACTGCGACCTCTACGCCCGCGAGGCCATGCAGAACTTCTACGCCGACGGCACCGGCTGGGACGACGAGCAACTCGTTGCCACCGACATCTCCCCCATCACCTGGCGCAAGCTCGCCTCGCGCTGGAACCGCGGCATCGCCAAGCCCGGCAAGGGCGTCGCCGGCGCGGTCAAGACACACAGCATCCGCTTCAAGGACACCGCCGAGGGCAAACCGCCCGGCTACTTCGTGGACAAGATCGAGGACTGA
- a CDS encoding AraC family transcriptional regulator has product MELHAWDAGRNDHAVLPSFERFQTRDLEEARRWGTRVFCENELRSLDARKPVDAHMYYRKLKGIGIGRMSYGGEVTIAPGQLDTFYLVQMPLCGGERIDSGDDATWSSPTTGTVLNAHRPVRIRHGERTEKLILRVDRDLLERQCSQHLGRPLQRQIEFDTAMPLDSAGGARWMRTIAWLLENLHDDSSPASPLLSAQIEQMVVTMLLVCQQNNYSASLHEDTRTVTPAFVRRAEQFIEEHAHEPITVCEIAEHVGVSSRSLYTGFRKYRNTSPMLYLKETRLNRVREHLLRAESGRSTVTAAAYQWGFGHLGHFTTDYKRRFGESPSETLAR; this is encoded by the coding sequence GTGGAATTGCATGCATGGGATGCCGGTCGCAACGACCATGCCGTACTGCCGAGTTTCGAACGCTTCCAGACGCGCGACCTCGAAGAGGCCAGGCGCTGGGGCACGCGGGTCTTCTGCGAGAACGAACTGCGCAGCCTGGATGCGCGCAAGCCGGTGGATGCACACATGTACTACCGCAAGCTCAAGGGCATAGGCATCGGCCGCATGAGCTACGGCGGCGAGGTCACCATCGCGCCGGGCCAGCTCGACACCTTCTACCTGGTGCAGATGCCGCTGTGCGGTGGCGAGCGCATCGATAGCGGCGACGACGCGACCTGGTCGTCGCCGACCACCGGAACCGTGCTCAATGCCCACAGACCCGTGCGCATCCGGCACGGCGAGCGCACCGAAAAGCTGATCCTGCGGGTCGATCGCGATCTGCTGGAGCGCCAGTGCAGCCAGCACCTCGGCCGCCCGCTGCAGCGCCAGATCGAGTTCGACACCGCGATGCCACTCGATTCCGCCGGCGGCGCACGCTGGATGCGCACCATCGCCTGGCTGCTGGAGAACCTGCACGACGACAGCAGCCCGGCCTCGCCACTGCTGTCGGCGCAGATCGAGCAGATGGTCGTAACCATGCTGCTGGTGTGCCAGCAGAACAACTATTCCGCCTCGCTGCACGAAGACACCCGCACCGTCACGCCCGCCTTCGTGCGCCGGGCGGAGCAGTTCATCGAGGAGCATGCGCACGAGCCGATCACCGTCTGCGAGATTGCCGAGCACGTGGGTGTCAGCAGCCGCTCGCTCTACACCGGCTTTCGCAAGTACCGCAACACCTCGCCGATGCTCTACCTGAAGGAAACCCGCCTCAACCGGGTGCGCGAACACCTGCTGCGCGCCGAATCGGGGCGCAGCACGGTGACCGCCGCCGCTTACCAGTGGGGCTTCGGCCATCTCGGCCATTTCACCACCGATTACAAGCGGCGCTTCGGCGAAAGCCCGTCGGAAACGCTGGCGCGATAA
- a CDS encoding VOC family protein codes for MAQVKRLAYIQIETEDVAAWTDFGREVLACEVVAGSNEAEARLRVDDRPWRIHLSRGARNDIVVLGLEVDNLADLEAIHRRLEAAGHAVRVGTPEACKARGVQALRCFDDPAGLAVELCCGSLMRPQHPFHAPVAHGGFVTDGQGLGHVMLVVENVAEVHDFYCRLLGFVTSDYVSTADYGGRKGDFVFMRCNERHHSLAIGYLPIGRRLGHLMLQVREFDDVGRALDRVHRHGAKQTRALGRHINDRMFSFYVQSPSGAQIEYGWGGLEVDEDSHEVRTYDVTSAWGHQHLNT; via the coding sequence ATGGCTCAGGTGAAACGGCTGGCCTACATCCAGATCGAGACCGAGGATGTGGCCGCATGGACGGACTTCGGCCGCGAGGTGCTGGCGTGCGAAGTGGTGGCGGGCAGCAACGAGGCCGAGGCGCGTCTGCGGGTGGATGACCGCCCCTGGCGTATCCATCTCAGCCGCGGGGCGCGCAACGACATCGTCGTGCTCGGGCTGGAGGTGGACAATCTGGCCGACCTCGAAGCGATACACCGGCGCCTGGAAGCAGCCGGCCACGCCGTGCGGGTCGGCACGCCGGAGGCCTGCAAGGCGCGCGGCGTGCAGGCGCTGCGTTGCTTCGACGACCCCGCCGGCCTGGCTGTCGAGCTCTGCTGCGGCTCGCTGATGCGGCCGCAGCATCCCTTCCACGCCCCGGTCGCGCATGGCGGGTTCGTCACCGACGGTCAGGGCCTGGGGCATGTGATGCTGGTGGTCGAGAACGTCGCCGAGGTGCACGACTTCTATTGCCGGCTGCTCGGCTTCGTCACCAGCGACTACGTATCCACCGCCGACTACGGCGGCCGCAAAGGCGACTTCGTCTTCATGCGCTGTAACGAACGTCACCACAGCCTCGCCATCGGTTATCTTCCCATCGGACGCCGGCTGGGCCACCTGATGCTGCAGGTACGCGAGTTCGACGACGTCGGCCGCGCGCTCGACCGCGTCCATCGCCACGGGGCGAAGCAGACCCGGGCACTGGGCCGGCACATCAACGACCGCATGTTCTCGTTCTACGTGCAGAGCCCGTCGGGCGCGCAGATCGAATACGGCTGGGGCGGGCTGGAAGTGGATGAGGACAGTCATGAAGTGCGGACCTACGACGTCACCAGCGCCTGGGGTCATCAGCACTTGAACACCTGA
- a CDS encoding M20 family metallopeptidase, producing MSQTTPVPFSGQHQEWYEQACARIDAERLKQLLFSITDIHSPTGMARAASEFMAARLRQAGLKSRYMPMTETSGNVLAEYRGSGGGAALMLYAPIDTHLDCDDAEREWTGGATDADMQPRAKLVGDWVYGLGSSNPKAMVATLTEIATAVVESGIPLRGDLLVGMADGGMPVDISARQHAGMSNGVLHLLNRGAAADFAVVMKPWNWVYHEEPGMGWFKLRVHGTLGYAGVPRGTPGFRSSVVPAAAVIEELERWLVGYAECNTSGVVAPHGWISGVRSGDPERAAFPSAVTEIFFDVRINPRTTPADVKAQFAAFVADLQSRRPELKLDWEMYGSVPGGTTDEGNWVIQSARRGWEHIEGRPHGVPDLLGGQTDGTALRRYGVPTARIGWPWPAQGATEPVAEGLGGMGATYVPDLLPCARKIMYVVIDTLTRGREELGL from the coding sequence ATGAGCCAAACCACGCCCGTCCCGTTTTCCGGACAACACCAAGAGTGGTACGAACAGGCCTGCGCCCGCATCGACGCGGAGCGGCTGAAGCAGCTGCTGTTCTCGATCACCGACATCCACAGCCCCACCGGCATGGCGCGCGCCGCCAGCGAGTTCATGGCTGCACGGCTGCGCCAGGCCGGTCTCAAGTCGCGCTACATGCCGATGACCGAGACCAGCGGCAACGTGCTCGCCGAATACCGCGGCAGCGGCGGCGGGGCGGCGCTGATGCTGTACGCGCCGATCGACACCCATCTGGACTGCGACGACGCCGAACGCGAGTGGACCGGCGGCGCCACCGACGCCGACATGCAACCGCGCGCCAAGCTGGTCGGCGACTGGGTCTATGGCCTGGGGTCGTCGAACCCCAAGGCCATGGTCGCCACGCTCACCGAGATCGCCACCGCGGTGGTCGAGTCCGGTATCCCGTTGCGCGGAGACCTGCTGGTCGGCATGGCCGACGGCGGCATGCCGGTGGATATCTCCGCACGCCAGCACGCGGGCATGTCCAACGGCGTGCTGCATCTGCTCAACCGCGGCGCGGCAGCCGACTTCGCGGTGGTGATGAAGCCGTGGAACTGGGTCTATCACGAAGAGCCCGGCATGGGCTGGTTCAAGCTGCGGGTGCACGGCACCCTCGGCTACGCCGGTGTGCCGCGCGGCACGCCGGGTTTCCGCAGCTCGGTGGTACCGGCCGCGGCGGTCATCGAGGAGCTGGAGCGCTGGCTGGTCGGCTACGCCGAGTGCAACACCTCCGGCGTGGTCGCGCCGCACGGCTGGATCTCCGGCGTGCGCTCGGGCGACCCGGAACGTGCCGCCTTCCCGTCCGCCGTCACCGAGATCTTCTTCGACGTGCGCATCAACCCGCGCACCACCCCGGCCGACGTGAAGGCCCAGTTCGCCGCCTTCGTCGCCGACCTGCAATCCCGCCGTCCCGAGCTGAAGCTGGATTGGGAGATGTACGGCTCCGTCCCCGGCGGCACCACCGACGAGGGCAACTGGGTGATCCAGTCGGCGCGCCGCGGCTGGGAGCACATCGAAGGCCGCCCGCATGGCGTGCCCGACCTGCTCGGCGGCCAGACCGACGGCACCGCGCTGCGCCGCTACGGCGTGCCGACCGCACGCATCGGCTGGCCGTGGCCGGCGCAGGGCGCGACGGAACCGGTCGCCGAGGGGCTGGGCGGCATGGGAGCGACCTATGTGCCGGACCTGCTGCCGTGCGCGAGAAAGATCATGTACGTGGTGATCGACACGCTGACGCGGGGGAGAGAGGAGTTGGGGTTGTAG
- a CDS encoding AraC family transcriptional regulator, producing MTDGHEQAERASAIYCSHDLDETRQIVAGIYCDHRLEQVRGGERLDYRQVHQRVGALSFSHMQYGAEVRVAPGSLQSFFLVQVPVSGYDRLHVDGTELSSDARHATIHAPDSRLDMNWSADCSKFVVRIDRDALERHASAIAGRELGGAVAFDNLVDLDSPMARSWVNTAQHLFTELRGNSALADQALVRNHIEQLLLTTALNWLPGSFTREGACAARTVLPRHVRQAEDYMRSCPEQPITVESLAAQVGVSGRTLYEGFRKFLGVSPMRYLRELRMERARADLLDPVRPSSVTAIATYWGFFQLGRFAADYRRRYGEHPRETMARRA from the coding sequence ATGACCGACGGACACGAACAGGCCGAACGGGCATCGGCCATCTACTGCTCCCACGATCTCGACGAGACCCGCCAGATCGTCGCCGGCATCTATTGCGACCATCGACTGGAACAGGTGCGCGGCGGCGAGCGGCTCGACTACCGGCAGGTCCATCAGCGCGTCGGCGCGCTCAGCTTCAGCCACATGCAATACGGCGCCGAAGTCAGGGTTGCACCTGGCAGCCTGCAGTCATTCTTCCTCGTGCAGGTACCTGTCTCCGGCTACGACAGGCTGCACGTCGACGGCACCGAGCTGAGCAGCGATGCGCGCCACGCCACCATCCATGCTCCGGACAGCCGGCTGGACATGAACTGGAGTGCCGACTGCAGCAAGTTCGTCGTGCGCATCGACCGTGACGCGCTCGAACGCCATGCCTCCGCGATCGCGGGGCGCGAACTCGGCGGTGCCGTGGCCTTCGACAACCTCGTCGACCTCGATTCGCCGATGGCACGCAGCTGGGTAAACACCGCGCAGCACCTCTTCACCGAGCTGCGCGGCAACAGCGCGCTCGCCGATCAGGCACTGGTGCGCAACCACATCGAACAGCTGCTGCTCACCACCGCGCTCAACTGGTTGCCAGGCAGTTTCACCCGGGAAGGCGCCTGTGCGGCGCGCACGGTGCTGCCGAGGCATGTACGGCAGGCGGAAGACTACATGCGCAGTTGCCCCGAACAGCCGATCACGGTGGAGTCGCTCGCCGCTCAGGTCGGCGTCAGCGGGCGCACCCTGTACGAGGGTTTCCGCAAGTTCCTCGGGGTCAGCCCGATGCGCTACCTGCGCGAGCTGCGCATGGAACGGGCGAGGGCGGACCTGCTCGACCCGGTCCGCCCTTCCAGCGTCACCGCCATTGCCACCTACTGGGGCTTCTTCCAGCTCGGCCGCTTTGCCGCCGACTATCGCCGCCGCTATGGCGAGCATCCGCGCGAGACCATGGCGCGCCGCGCCTGA
- a CDS encoding 2Fe-2S iron-sulfur cluster binding domain-containing protein, producing MTATHTVKLRFADGAIRALEVGAEQTVLDAALAAGVPLLHQCRSGSCSSCLSHLVEGEALPRPGSSSTLLASEFAAGQRLLCVTQPRGDCTFELGYGSEEGAQPVVEAHAFVNAIEPIASNVVKLSLELAEGSWLACRPGQFIQVEVPGVGVLRSYSPVSTEADLPRLDLLIRLLPQGAMTSWLTCGAKVDDVVRIKGPYGAFFLREKRRAPHIFVAGGTGLAPVLSMIDRVRQLGGRKPPMLLSFGCATPDVLFYLDELELRRQWLPTLETRVCVDRDSKGDFHEGSPVSALTAADVRDPDTVAYLCGPQGMIDAATRRLTELGVAPENIFSEQFVPSN from the coding sequence ATGACCGCCACCCATACCGTCAAGCTCCGCTTCGCCGACGGCGCCATCCGCGCGCTTGAAGTCGGTGCGGAGCAGACCGTGCTCGACGCGGCGCTGGCCGCCGGCGTGCCGCTGCTGCACCAGTGCCGCTCCGGCAGTTGTTCCAGCTGTCTGTCCCATCTCGTCGAGGGCGAGGCGCTGCCGCGTCCCGGATCGAGTTCGACCCTACTGGCGAGCGAGTTCGCCGCCGGCCAGCGCCTGCTGTGCGTGACCCAGCCCAGGGGCGATTGCACCTTCGAACTCGGCTACGGCAGCGAGGAGGGCGCCCAGCCGGTGGTCGAGGCCCATGCCTTCGTCAATGCCATCGAGCCGATCGCCTCCAACGTCGTCAAGCTCTCGCTCGAACTCGCCGAAGGCAGCTGGCTCGCCTGCCGCCCGGGCCAGTTCATCCAGGTGGAAGTACCGGGCGTCGGCGTGCTGCGCAGCTATTCGCCGGTCAGCACCGAAGCCGACCTGCCGCGGCTGGATCTGCTGATCCGGCTGCTGCCGCAGGGTGCGATGACCTCCTGGCTGACCTGCGGCGCCAAGGTCGACGACGTGGTGCGCATCAAGGGCCCCTACGGCGCCTTCTTCCTGCGCGAGAAGCGCCGTGCGCCGCACATCTTCGTCGCCGGCGGGACGGGACTTGCGCCGGTGCTGTCCATGATCGACCGCGTCCGCCAGCTCGGCGGGCGCAAGCCGCCGATGCTGCTTTCGTTCGGCTGCGCGACGCCCGACGTGCTGTTCTACCTCGACGAACTCGAACTGCGCCGCCAGTGGCTGCCGACGCTGGAGACGCGCGTCTGCGTCGACCGCGACAGCAAGGGCGACTTCCACGAAGGCAGCCCGGTATCCGCGCTGACCGCCGCCGATGTGCGCGACCCGGACACCGTGGCCTACCTGTGCGGCCCGCAGGGAATGATAGACGCGGCGACCCGGCGCCTGACCGAGCTGGGCGTGGCGCCGGAAAACATCTTCAGCGAGCAGTTCGTCCCCAGCAATTGA
- a CDS encoding styrene monooxygenase/indole monooxygenase family protein, producing the protein MRKITIIGAGQAGLQLGFGLLSKGYHVTLVSNRSAEEIARGRVMSSQSMYDMAVGYERDLGLAWWDDSCPPITGVHMRAGNSEGQTLIDWRSPMAAPGQSVDQRIKMPAWMREFERRGGQLMIEEADLAALERYAEASDLVLVASGKGEIGQLFERDAERSTFDRPMRTISLTYVHGMKPRSDYSALNISINPGIGEYVNFPALTLSGACDIINLECIPGGPMDRWNEVSTPAEHLELAVELIHRFFPWEAPRCGELRLTDDLGTLVGRIPPTVRKPIGALPSGRKVLGMADVLVLNDPITGQGSNNASKCTMLYLDAILAHGERTFDAAWMQQTFERYWDYAQWVARFTNTHLLPPPPQLLKVFGACGCNPELAAKVANAFDDPRSLAPWYYDEAEADRLLETFAQPA; encoded by the coding sequence ATGCGCAAGATCACCATCATCGGGGCAGGCCAGGCCGGGCTTCAGCTCGGCTTCGGACTGCTCTCCAAGGGTTACCACGTCACGCTCGTTTCCAACCGCAGCGCCGAAGAAATCGCCCGCGGCAGGGTGATGTCCAGCCAGTCCATGTACGACATGGCCGTCGGGTACGAACGCGACCTCGGCCTGGCCTGGTGGGACGATAGCTGTCCGCCGATCACCGGGGTGCACATGCGCGCCGGCAACAGCGAGGGCCAGACCCTGATCGATTGGCGCTCGCCGATGGCCGCCCCCGGCCAGTCGGTGGACCAGCGCATCAAGATGCCCGCGTGGATGCGCGAATTCGAACGCCGCGGCGGCCAACTGATGATCGAGGAGGCGGATCTCGCCGCGCTCGAACGCTACGCGGAGGCGTCCGACCTGGTGCTGGTCGCGAGCGGCAAGGGCGAGATCGGCCAGCTCTTCGAGCGCGACGCCGAACGCAGCACCTTCGACCGGCCGATGCGCACCATCTCGCTCACCTATGTGCACGGGATGAAACCGCGCAGCGACTACTCGGCGCTCAACATCAGCATCAATCCGGGCATTGGCGAGTATGTGAACTTCCCGGCGCTGACGCTCTCCGGTGCCTGCGACATCATCAACCTGGAATGCATTCCGGGTGGCCCGATGGACCGCTGGAACGAGGTGTCGACGCCGGCCGAGCATCTCGAACTCGCGGTCGAACTGATCCACCGCTTCTTCCCCTGGGAGGCACCGCGCTGTGGCGAGCTGCGGCTCACCGACGATCTCGGCACCTTGGTCGGGCGCATCCCGCCCACGGTGCGCAAGCCCATCGGTGCGCTGCCCTCGGGCCGCAAGGTGCTCGGCATGGCCGATGTACTGGTGCTCAACGATCCGATCACCGGGCAGGGTTCCAACAACGCCAGCAAGTGCACGATGCTTTACCTGGACGCCATCCTCGCGCACGGCGAGCGCACTTTCGACGCTGCCTGGATGCAGCAGACCTTCGAGCGCTACTGGGACTACGCCCAGTGGGTGGCGCGCTTCACCAACACCCACCTGCTGCCGCCGCCGCCCCAGTTGCTGAAGGTGTTCGGCGCCTGCGGCTGCAACCCCGAGCTGGCGGCGAAGGTCGCCAACGCGTTCGACGATCCGCGCAGCCTCGCGCCCTGGTACTACGACGAAGCGGAGGCCGACCGCCTGCTCGAAACCTTCGCCCAACCGGCATGA
- a CDS encoding alpha/beta fold hydrolase, with amino-acid sequence MSTQATPTPESRFVTVDGLRLHYLEIDGPQDGLPVIFTHGGGPGSTGWSNFRLSAQAFSRHHRCYFLDLPQYGKSDMVVVDGPVFSWHAQKLLGFMDALGIARAHLVNQSFGGCVAIRLAVDHGERIGRMVLIGSQPVAHGVIDPLPLASKHARGIFPDYFRDSGGPSLEKMRALIARLEFHDDRRVDDENVRLRYEASINPAFLQLLKTPGFFGQPEDLTALLPQVKVPTMIFWGLHDWFGGVDVPMLMLNRFADGRLHVVGNAAHHLQTERPDEFNAAALAFLGGYAT; translated from the coding sequence ATGAGCACGCAAGCCACACCCACACCCGAGAGCCGCTTCGTCACCGTCGACGGCCTGCGCCTGCATTACCTGGAGATCGACGGCCCGCAGGATGGCCTTCCGGTGATCTTCACCCACGGCGGCGGACCGGGCAGCACCGGCTGGAGCAACTTCCGCCTGTCCGCACAAGCCTTCTCGCGTCATCACCGCTGCTACTTCCTCGACCTGCCGCAGTACGGCAAGTCGGACATGGTGGTGGTCGACGGGCCGGTGTTCAGCTGGCACGCACAGAAGCTGCTCGGCTTCATGGACGCGCTCGGCATCGCCCGCGCCCACCTGGTGAACCAGAGCTTCGGCGGCTGCGTCGCGATCCGCCTCGCCGTGGACCACGGCGAGCGCATCGGCCGCATGGTGCTGATCGGCTCGCAGCCGGTCGCCCACGGCGTCATCGATCCGCTGCCGCTCGCCAGCAAGCACGCCCGCGGCATCTTCCCCGACTACTTCCGCGACAGCGGCGGGCCCAGCCTGGAGAAGATGCGCGCGCTGATCGCCCGGCTCGAATTCCACGACGACCGCCGCGTCGACGACGAGAACGTGCGCCTGCGCTACGAGGCCAGCATCAATCCGGCCTTCCTCCAGCTGTTGAAAACGCCAGGCTTCTTCGGCCAGCCCGAGGACCTCACCGCGCTGCTGCCGCAGGTGAAGGTGCCCACCATGATCTTCTGGGGCCTGCACGACTGGTTCGGCGGCGTCGACGTGCCGATGCTGATGCTCAACCGCTTCGCCGACGGACGCCTGCATGTCGTCGGCAACGCCGCCCACCACCTGCAGACCGAGCGGCCTGACGAGTTCAACGCCGCCGCGCTCGCCTTCCTCGGAGGCTACGCCACATGA
- a CDS encoding aspartate/glutamate racemase family protein produces the protein MIFPVPMSDATRPMVESQLPPGVRRPDIEVEFVGAGRVMTLADSYYDMAIMEMAVIEAGMRAQDEGFDAVCINTVSDSGLAALRARLSIPVLAPGQSAFHLAAMLGHRFSILTMWPRWYPLYRKTIKEYGLESRLASIRSIDVRPDAAALLSGKEEVVFGKLEEVARDAIVRDGADVIVLGSTTMHQSHAHLAACLPVPVLNPGVVAYKLCELFLDLGLAHSKLAYPSPETIKDGAFYAAHSEVNA, from the coding sequence ATGATCTTCCCCGTCCCGATGAGCGACGCCACCCGGCCTATGGTGGAATCCCAGCTCCCGCCGGGCGTGCGCCGGCCCGACATCGAGGTCGAATTCGTCGGTGCCGGCCGGGTGATGACGCTGGCCGACAGCTACTACGACATGGCCATCATGGAGATGGCGGTGATCGAGGCCGGCATGCGCGCGCAGGACGAAGGCTTCGACGCGGTGTGCATCAACACCGTCAGCGATTCCGGCCTCGCCGCGCTGCGGGCGCGGCTGTCCATCCCGGTGCTGGCGCCGGGACAGAGCGCCTTTCACCTCGCCGCGATGCTCGGCCACCGCTTCTCCATCCTCACCATGTGGCCGCGCTGGTATCCGCTGTATCGCAAGACCATCAAGGAATACGGACTGGAATCGCGGCTTGCCTCGATCCGTTCGATCGACGTGCGGCCGGACGCCGCCGCGCTGTTGTCGGGCAAGGAAGAGGTCGTGTTCGGCAAGCTGGAGGAGGTCGCGCGGGATGCCATCGTTCGCGACGGCGCCGACGTGATCGTGCTCGGCTCCACCACCATGCACCAGTCGCACGCCCACCTCGCCGCCTGCCTGCCGGTGCCGGTGCTCAACCCGGGCGTGGTCGCCTACAAGCTGTGCGAGCTCTTCCTCGACCTCGGCCTCGCCCACAGCAAGCTCGCCTATCCGTCTCCCGAAACCATCAAGGACGGCGCCTTCTACGCCGCACACAGCGAGGTGAATGCATGA